A genomic stretch from Nocardia wallacei includes:
- a CDS encoding fused (3R)-hydroxyacyl-ACP dehydratase subunits HadA/HadB codes for MPQLAPDAPAPTALAGRHFRIRDHYDVGREKIREFARAVQNAHPAHWYDADAGKLGWDGIVAPPTFGSVIGMTITQALLDTVLSDYDLSQVLQTDQVFEAHRPIVAGDRLRSEAIIESVRRVRGNDFIVVKAILTDASGAVVLVATTSIVARLGEGDPDIVRLVEGLVMRRREEDRIDPDVLAPITAEEATPVPTLAESWRGAPVHSEPSFDDLSVGYQLPARTMQLSRGDLVNYAGVSGDPNPIHFSDRAAELAGLPTVVAHGLLTMGLGGEFLSSWLGDPTAIESYSVRLSGFVPVEPLSPARIEFTGKVKSLDPERRTATILLSGTSAGKKLFGRAIAQVRLS; via the coding sequence ATGCCGCAGCTGGCACCCGACGCGCCGGCACCCACGGCCTTGGCCGGTCGGCATTTCCGGATTCGGGACCACTACGACGTCGGGCGGGAGAAGATCCGCGAATTCGCCCGCGCGGTGCAGAACGCCCATCCGGCGCACTGGTACGACGCCGACGCCGGGAAGCTCGGCTGGGACGGCATCGTCGCGCCACCGACCTTCGGTTCGGTGATCGGCATGACCATCACCCAGGCTCTGCTCGACACGGTGCTGTCCGACTACGACCTGTCCCAGGTGCTGCAGACCGATCAGGTCTTCGAGGCGCACCGCCCCATCGTGGCGGGCGACCGGCTGCGCAGCGAGGCGATCATCGAGTCGGTCCGCCGGGTGCGCGGCAACGACTTCATCGTCGTCAAGGCCATCCTCACCGACGCGTCCGGCGCCGTCGTGCTGGTGGCGACCACCAGCATCGTGGCGCGGCTGGGCGAGGGCGACCCCGACATCGTGCGACTGGTCGAGGGTCTGGTCATGCGGCGTCGCGAGGAGGACCGCATCGACCCGGACGTGCTCGCGCCGATCACGGCCGAGGAGGCCACCCCGGTGCCGACGCTCGCCGAATCATGGCGCGGCGCACCGGTTCACAGCGAGCCGAGCTTCGACGACCTGAGCGTCGGATACCAGCTGCCCGCCCGCACCATGCAGCTCAGCCGCGGCGACCTGGTGAACTACGCCGGGGTCTCCGGCGACCCCAACCCGATCCATTTCAGCGACCGCGCCGCCGAGCTGGCGGGCCTGCCGACCGTCGTCGCCCACGGTCTGCTGACGATGGGCCTGGGCGGGGAGTTCCTGAGTTCCTGGCTGGGCGATCCGACCGCGATCGAGAGCTACAGCGTGCGCCTTTCGGGTTTCGTCCCGGTGGAACCGCTGTCGCCCGCCCGGATCGAATTCACCGGCAAGGTCAAATCCTTGGACCCGGAACGCCGCACCGCCACGATCCTGCTGAGCGGCACCTCCGCGGGCAAGAAGCTGTTCGGCCGGGCCATCGCCCAGGTTCGATTGAGCTAG
- a CDS encoding DUF4185 domain-containing protein: MAVRLLAAVGTIVVGAGALLGTPPPALADAESGSAAPVPGAGPCASDPAPTHAGLVPKTLEVPVPYPVVTVDPGPGPAVPPTRTRQELPPDPCVNPCPDLTDAPEPPPGPLGRLGIPELLVNPQPFYFALPPGPSPDPVPPPPPRADPPVEPAPRTAPPPAPGVRGVREVAKLTGARSVNRTDKRWQVYGTDLGIMWESGPDEIAMAFGDTVGVGFHPPGGMGGDWRSNLLGFSSNRDLSQGVVLDRMVTDGRCHAAEVLPSRKKDNIEITTIPTSGFALPQPDSPTGYRQYLSYMSIRTWNGVPGTFYTNYGGIAYSDDHGQTWTKDPHARWDNIFGLSNFQVSAMVPHDGYVYMFGTPNTRLGSVGLARVPVDQVLNTTAYQYWRDGHWTPAGGAASATSIVDGPAGELSVRYDPGRGVWQMSYLDTAKTAIVVREANSPQGGWSESTPTVSVSAYPELYGGFIHPWSTGSDLYFTISTWSDYNVYLMRAELGG, encoded by the coding sequence ATGGCCGTGCGGCTGCTGGCTGCCGTTGGAACGATCGTCGTGGGTGCCGGGGCGCTGCTGGGTACGCCGCCCCCGGCGCTGGCCGATGCCGAGAGTGGTTCGGCCGCACCGGTTCCCGGCGCCGGGCCGTGCGCGAGCGATCCCGCGCCCACCCATGCCGGGCTGGTGCCGAAGACCCTCGAGGTGCCGGTGCCGTACCCGGTGGTCACGGTGGATCCCGGGCCGGGGCCCGCGGTGCCGCCCACCCGGACGCGGCAGGAGCTGCCGCCGGATCCGTGCGTCAACCCGTGCCCCGATCTCACCGACGCGCCGGAGCCGCCGCCGGGGCCGCTCGGCCGTCTCGGCATCCCCGAGTTGCTGGTGAATCCGCAGCCGTTCTATTTCGCGCTCCCGCCCGGCCCCTCGCCGGACCCGGTACCGCCGCCCCCGCCGCGCGCCGATCCGCCGGTGGAGCCGGCGCCGCGGACCGCGCCGCCGCCCGCGCCGGGAGTGCGGGGCGTACGTGAGGTCGCCAAGCTGACCGGCGCGCGGTCGGTGAACCGCACCGACAAGCGGTGGCAGGTGTACGGCACCGATCTCGGCATCATGTGGGAGAGCGGACCGGACGAGATCGCGATGGCCTTCGGCGACACGGTCGGCGTCGGCTTCCATCCGCCCGGCGGGATGGGCGGGGACTGGCGCAGCAATCTGCTCGGTTTCAGCAGCAACCGGGATCTGAGCCAGGGCGTGGTGCTGGACCGCATGGTCACCGACGGCCGCTGTCACGCGGCGGAGGTGCTGCCGAGCCGCAAGAAGGACAATATCGAGATCACCACCATCCCGACCTCCGGATTCGCGCTGCCGCAACCGGATTCGCCGACCGGATATCGGCAGTACCTGAGCTACATGTCGATTCGCACCTGGAACGGGGTACCCGGCACCTTCTACACCAACTACGGCGGCATCGCCTACTCCGACGACCACGGTCAGACCTGGACCAAGGATCCGCACGCGCGGTGGGACAACATCTTCGGACTGTCGAATTTCCAAGTGTCCGCGATGGTTCCGCACGACGGTTACGTGTACATGTTCGGCACCCCCAATACCCGGCTCGGCTCGGTGGGGCTCGCCCGGGTACCGGTCGACCAGGTGCTCAACACGACCGCCTACCAGTACTGGCGGGACGGACACTGGACCCCGGCCGGCGGCGCCGCCTCGGCGACGTCGATCGTCGACGGTCCCGCCGGTGAGCTGTCGGTCCGCTACGACCCCGGCCGCGGTGTGTGGCAGATGAGCTACCTGGACACCGCGAAGACCGCCATCGTTGTGCGCGAAGCGAATTCACCCCAGGGTGGGTGGTCGGAGAGCACACCGACGGTCTCGGTGAGCGCCTACCCCGAGCTCTACGGCGGATTCATCCATCCCTGGTCCACCGGCTCGGACCTGTATTTCACCATCAGCACCTGGAGCGACTACAACGTCTACCTGATGCGCGCCGAACTCGGCGGATGA
- a CDS encoding BTAD domain-containing putative transcriptional regulator, whose translation MSLDVRVLGPVQLLVDGVPVPVGGPKPRALLAALTVNRRRAVSSQALADMVWNEQPPDSYQASLQVFVSNIRKALRNSGVEPASVLRTESSGYRLEVPDSGCDLGRFELARRAGAEMADAGNHEAAARRFATALAEWSGKALDDLSGLSFAESFATAMDEERLLVASARIDAEIACGRASSVVGELVSMTNAHPLREPLWAQLITALYLSGRQADALDACRRVRTVLADELGIDPGPALVELEQRVLRQEPLNTLAIAQAERMAKAMTETVTEVPRSARGGKLRLPDGRTVPIGKSGLKIGRMTDNDLVLDDPKVSRYHAHIQPSRAGLLIKDLHSANGIFINEQAVDSGAMLTDGDVVRIGATVLVFRADAE comes from the coding sequence ATGAGCTTGGATGTGCGCGTCCTGGGGCCGGTGCAGTTGCTGGTCGACGGTGTGCCGGTGCCCGTGGGCGGGCCGAAGCCGCGCGCCTTGCTGGCGGCGCTCACGGTGAATCGCCGCCGGGCGGTGTCGTCGCAGGCGCTGGCCGACATGGTGTGGAACGAGCAGCCGCCGGATTCGTATCAGGCCAGCCTGCAGGTGTTCGTTTCGAATATCCGCAAGGCGCTGCGCAATTCGGGAGTGGAGCCCGCGTCGGTGCTGCGCACCGAATCCTCGGGCTACCGCCTCGAGGTTCCCGACAGCGGTTGCGATCTGGGCCGTTTCGAACTGGCCCGGCGGGCGGGCGCCGAGATGGCCGACGCGGGCAACCACGAGGCCGCGGCGCGGCGGTTCGCGACGGCGCTGGCCGAGTGGAGCGGCAAGGCGCTCGACGACCTGTCCGGGTTGTCGTTCGCCGAGAGCTTCGCCACCGCCATGGACGAGGAGCGCCTGCTGGTCGCCTCGGCGCGTATCGACGCCGAGATCGCCTGCGGCCGAGCGTCTTCGGTGGTCGGCGAGCTGGTGTCGATGACGAACGCGCACCCGCTGCGGGAACCGCTGTGGGCGCAGCTGATCACCGCGCTGTACCTGTCCGGCCGCCAGGCCGACGCGCTGGACGCCTGCCGCCGCGTGCGCACCGTGCTCGCCGACGAACTCGGCATCGACCCCGGCCCGGCGCTGGTGGAACTGGAGCAGCGGGTGCTGCGCCAGGAGCCGCTCAACACCCTCGCCATCGCCCAGGCCGAGCGAATGGCCAAGGCCATGACCGAGACCGTGACCGAGGTGCCGCGCAGCGCCCGCGGCGGAAAGCTGCGGCTGCCCGACGGGCGCACGGTCCCGATCGGCAAGTCGGGCTTGAAGATCGGCCGGATGACCGACAACGATCTGGTGCTCGACGACCCCAAGGTGAGCCGGTACCACGCACACATCCAGCCGAGCCGGGCCGGACTGTTGATCAAGGATCTGCATTCGGCCAACGGCATTTTCATCAACGAGCAGGCGGTCGACAGCGGCGCCATGCTCACCGACGGCGACGTGGTGCGGATCGGCGCCACGGTGCTGGTCTTCCGCGCCGACGCCGAGTAG
- the fbaA gene encoding class II fructose-bisphosphate aldolase, translating into MPIATPEVYAEMLGRAKENSFAFPAINCTSSETINAAIRGFAEAGSDGIIQFSTGGAEFGSGQGVKDMVVGATALAEFAHVVAARYDVTIALHTDHCPKDKLDTFVRPLLAISQERVKAGQHPLFQSHMWDGSAIPIDENLEIAKELLKQTAAANIILEVEIGVVGGEEDGVENAINEKLYTSPEDFEKTIAALGAGENGKYLLAATFGNVHGVYKPGNVKLRPEVLAEGQKVAAAKLGLGEGAKPFDFVFHGGSGSLKSEIADALEYGVVKMNVDTDTQYAFTRPIAGHMFANYDGVLKIDGEVGNKKTYDPRSYLKKAETSMAERVVEACNDLKSAGKSVSAE; encoded by the coding sequence GTGCCCATCGCGACTCCGGAGGTCTACGCCGAGATGCTCGGTCGGGCCAAAGAGAACTCCTTCGCATTCCCCGCGATCAACTGCACATCGTCGGAGACGATCAACGCGGCGATCCGCGGCTTCGCCGAGGCCGGCAGTGACGGCATCATCCAGTTCTCCACCGGCGGCGCCGAATTCGGCTCCGGCCAGGGTGTGAAGGACATGGTGGTGGGTGCCACCGCACTCGCCGAGTTCGCGCACGTGGTGGCCGCGCGCTACGACGTGACCATCGCGCTGCACACCGACCACTGCCCGAAGGACAAGCTCGACACCTTCGTGCGCCCGCTGCTCGCCATCTCGCAGGAGCGGGTCAAGGCCGGGCAGCACCCGCTGTTCCAGTCGCACATGTGGGACGGCTCGGCCATCCCGATCGACGAGAACCTCGAGATCGCCAAGGAACTGCTGAAGCAGACCGCGGCCGCGAACATCATCCTCGAGGTGGAGATCGGCGTCGTCGGCGGTGAAGAGGACGGCGTCGAGAACGCCATCAACGAGAAGCTCTACACCTCGCCCGAGGATTTCGAGAAGACCATCGCGGCGCTGGGCGCGGGCGAGAACGGCAAGTACCTGCTGGCCGCGACCTTCGGCAACGTGCACGGCGTGTACAAGCCGGGCAACGTGAAGCTGCGCCCGGAGGTGCTGGCCGAAGGCCAGAAGGTCGCCGCGGCCAAGCTGGGTCTGGGCGAGGGCGCCAAGCCGTTCGACTTCGTCTTCCACGGCGGCTCGGGCTCGCTGAAGTCCGAGATCGCCGACGCCCTCGAATACGGCGTGGTGAAGATGAACGTCGACACCGACACCCAGTACGCCTTCACCCGCCCGATCGCCGGGCACATGTTCGCCAACTACGACGGTGTGCTCAAGATCGACGGCGAGGTCGGCAACAAGAAGACCTACGACCCGCGCAGCTACCTGAAGAAGGCCGAGACCTCGATGGCCGAGCGCGTCGTGGAGGCCTGCAACGACCTGAAGTCCGCGGGCAAGTCCGTCAGCGCCGAGTAG
- a CDS encoding DedA family protein: protein MSDAVASNFSIKELLDPMYLLTESALRHAVLPAILVIVFIETGLLFPILPGDSLLFTGGLLAAQPHPPVNIWVLVPATALVAIAGDQSAYWIGRAIGPALFQKQDGRFFKQRYVTETHEFFEKHGPKTIILGRFVPIVRTFMPVLAGVSKMTYSKFLTFDIIGGIAWGGGVTVLGYFLGNVAFIRDHVEAIFLLIVLVSILPAIISIGRKLLNREPVLAECVDSTTEIPVPTNEPTR, encoded by the coding sequence ATATCTGACGCTGTCGCGAGCAACTTCTCCATCAAAGAGTTGCTGGACCCGATGTACCTGCTCACGGAGTCGGCGCTGCGGCATGCTGTGCTACCGGCCATCCTGGTCATCGTCTTCATCGAGACCGGCCTGCTGTTCCCCATCCTCCCGGGCGACTCGCTGCTGTTCACCGGCGGACTGCTCGCCGCGCAGCCGCATCCCCCGGTGAACATCTGGGTGCTGGTCCCGGCCACCGCCCTGGTCGCGATCGCCGGAGATCAGAGCGCGTACTGGATCGGCCGCGCCATCGGCCCGGCGCTGTTCCAGAAGCAGGACGGGCGCTTCTTCAAGCAGCGCTACGTCACCGAGACCCACGAGTTCTTCGAGAAGCACGGCCCGAAGACCATCATCCTGGGCCGGTTCGTGCCGATCGTGCGCACCTTCATGCCGGTGCTGGCGGGCGTGTCGAAGATGACCTACAGCAAGTTCCTGACCTTCGACATCATCGGCGGCATCGCCTGGGGTGGCGGGGTCACCGTGCTGGGCTACTTCCTCGGCAACGTCGCCTTCATCCGCGACCATGTCGAGGCCATTTTCCTGCTGATCGTCCTGGTATCGATCCTGCCGGCCATCATCTCCATCGGCCGCAAGCTGCTCAACCGCGAACCCGTCCTCGCCGAGTGCGTCGACAGCACCACCGAGATCCCTGTTCCGACGAACGAACCCACGCGCTGA
- a CDS encoding DedA family protein, whose product MPTTPLPLALGGFDPLQSAGPALVWTVVLVFVFLECALIIGLFLPGDSMLLTAGIVLASHAGGHAQVWGLAVGTMVAAIAGNQVGYVIGNRTGHHLVARKNGRYINARNLARVTDLLHKHGFTAVLVARWIPWVRTLCPLVAGAAGMDHRRYTLASSIGAVIWAPILLLVGFYAGGFLDHVSWLMPTVIGTLVAGLIVGTALGIRQYRIEMARPAEDFDLDAVAECDSAVVRHGSRDPETTLLWSGRYANGEDDRA is encoded by the coding sequence TTGCCGACCACGCCGCTACCCCTCGCACTGGGCGGATTCGATCCGCTGCAGTCCGCCGGACCGGCACTCGTCTGGACCGTTGTCCTCGTCTTCGTGTTCCTCGAGTGCGCACTCATCATCGGCCTGTTCCTGCCGGGCGACTCGATGCTGCTCACCGCCGGGATCGTGCTGGCCTCTCATGCCGGTGGGCACGCCCAGGTCTGGGGCCTGGCGGTGGGCACCATGGTCGCCGCGATCGCCGGTAATCAGGTCGGTTACGTCATCGGTAATCGCACGGGGCATCATCTGGTCGCGCGCAAGAACGGGCGCTATATCAATGCCCGGAATCTGGCCCGGGTGACCGATCTGCTGCACAAGCACGGTTTCACCGCGGTACTGGTGGCCCGCTGGATTCCGTGGGTGCGCACGCTGTGCCCGCTGGTCGCCGGGGCCGCGGGCATGGACCATCGCCGCTACACGCTGGCCAGTTCGATCGGCGCGGTGATCTGGGCGCCGATATTGCTGTTGGTCGGCTTCTACGCCGGTGGTTTCCTCGACCACGTGTCGTGGCTGATGCCGACGGTGATCGGGACGCTGGTCGCCGGACTGATCGTGGGCACGGCCCTCGGCATCCGGCAGTACCGGATCGAAATGGCGCGCCCCGCCGAGGATTTCGATCTCGACGCGGTGGCGGAGTGCGACTCCGCCGTCGTCAGGCACGGCTCGCGTGACCCCGAGACCACGCTGCTGTGGTCGGGGCGGTACGCGAACGGCGAGGACGACCGGGCCTAG